From one Rosa rugosa chromosome 4, drRosRugo1.1, whole genome shotgun sequence genomic stretch:
- the LOC133745385 gene encoding auxin response factor 17-like yields MPPNSHRHTRSRSHSHAPPPPPPSQLVSIDPKIWRACAGNSVTIPTLHSRVYYFPQGHLEHSTTSSSSAPVLLSPLVLSKPLILCRIAAVQFLADPTTDEVLAKLLLHPVHSGLSPHHRELSAAAAAEEGEEDDDGGDRVVSFAKILTPSDANNGGGFSVPRFCADSIFPPLNYQAEPPVQTLSVTDLHGGVWDFRHIYRGTPRRHLLTTGWSKFVNHKMLVAGDSVVFMRSSRGGEMYVGVRRTMRASAGGDCGRWSSHIGLKSEEEGSGSDGFKTKLSAAAVAEAAEMAAQDMAFEVVYYPKAGWADFVVKAEVVEKALKVFWTAGMRVKMAMETDDSSRMTWFQGTLSSAFVPENGPWKGSPWRMLQVTWDEPEVLQNAKRVSPWQVDFVASTPSLHTVPSLHTVFPPTKRLRAPLNPGLLRNGEEEFMIPITGAANSTMGQFNASLLNYNIFPAGMQGARQDLFCVSNVSHLLNENSPRMCTYNSFGNNNMVPRLKRVSTELNIGSPQSDQLSPDSQSSPHSFGMELDGNRNCNSTKVGRSSFQLFGQTIQLEGIDAVGCTGDGGNIGYNETELLNNQLDLSYTKLLERIDVRVSAVEACTL; encoded by the exons ATGCCTCCCAATTCTCACCGTCACACTCGCTCTCGCTCTCACTCTCACGCGCCTCCTCCGCCTCCGCCGTCGCAGCTCGTCTCCATCGACCCCAAAATCTGGCGAGCCTGCGCCGGCAACTCCGTCACCATCCCCACTCTCCATTCTAGGGTTTACTACTTCCCCCAGGGCCACCTCGAACActccaccacctcctcctcctccgctcCGGTTCTTCTCTCCCCTCTCGTCCTCTCCAAGCCTCTCATTCTCTGCCGCATCGCCGCGGTCCAGTTCCTCGCCGATCCCACCACCGACGAGGTCCTCGCCAAGCTCCTCCTCCATCCTGTTCACTCCGGACTCTCCCCTCACCACCGCGAACTCAGCGCCGCCGCCGCGGCGGAGGAGGGAGAGGAGGACGACGATGGCGGCGATAGGGTGGTGTCGTTCGCTAAGATCTTGACTCCTTCCGATGCTAACAATGGCGGTGGTTTCTCTGTCCCGAGGTTCTGTGCTGACTCGATTTTCCCGCCGCTTAACTACCAGGCTGAGCCGCCGGTCCAGACGCTCTCCGTCACCGACCTGCACGGCGGCGTTTGGGACTTCCGCCACATCTACCGCGGGACTCCCCGGAGGCACTTGCTCACCACCGGCTGGAGCAAGTTCGTCAATCACAAGATgctcgtcgccggcgactctgTGGTGTTCATGAGGAGCTCCAGAGGTGGGGAGATGTACGTCGGGGTAAGGCGGACCATGAGGGCGAGCGCCGGCGGCGATTGCGGCAGGTGGAGCTCTCACATTGGGCTGAAGTCGGAGGAGGAAGGTTCTGGAAGTGACGGCTTTAAGACTAAGCTTTCGGCGGCGGCTGTGGCGGAGGCTGCGGAGATGGCGGCGCAGGACATGGCGTTTGAGGTGGTGTATTATCCGAAAGCTGGGTGGGCCGACTTTGTGGTGAAGGCAGAGGTGGTGGAGAAGGCATTGAAGGTGTTTTGGACGGCTGGGATGAGAGTCAAGATGGCCATGGAGACTGATGACTCCTCCAGGATGACTTGGTTTCAGGGCACTCTGTCTTCGGCCTTTGTTCCGGAGAATGGGCCTTGGAAGGGATCCCCATGGCGTATGCTTCAG GTTACATGGGATGAACCTGAAGTTCTGCAGAATGCTAAGAGGGTGAGCCCATGGCAAGTTGACTTTGTTGCATCAACACCTTCTCTTCATACTGTACCTTCGCTTCATACTGTATTTCCCCCAACAAAGAGACTCCGAGCTCCACTGAATCCTGGGCTGCTGAGAAATGGAGAGGAAGAATTCATGATACCTATAACCGGAGCAGCTAATTCAACAATGGGGCAATTCAATGCTTCCTTGTTGAACTATAACATTTTTCCTGCTGGCATGCAGGGAGCCAGGCAAGATCTATTCTGTGTATCCAATGTATCTCATTTGTTAAATGAAAATTCTCCTCGGATGTGCACCTATAATTCCTTTGGCAACAACAACATGGTGCCAAGGTTGAAGAGGGTGTCAACTGAGTTGAACATTGGAAGTCCACAGTCTGATCAATTATCACCAGATAGCCAGAGTAGTCCACATTCCTTTGGCATGGAACTTGATGGGAACCGAAACTGCAACTCGACAAAGGTCGGAAGAAGTTCTTTTCAACTCTTTGGTCAGACCATTCAACTTGAAGGTATTGATGCTGTTGGTTGCACTGGGGACGGTGGCAATATAGGGTATAATGAAACTGAACTTCTGAACAACCAACTGGATCTTTCTTATACCAAACTGCTTGAAAGGATTGATGTTCGAGTCTCAGCTGTTGAAGCTTGTACTTTGTAA
- the LOC133742596 gene encoding probable eukaryotic translation initiation factor 5-1 — MALQNIGASNRDDAFYRYKMPRMITKIEGRGNGIKTNVVNMVEIAKALARPASYTTKYFGCELGAQSKFDEKTGTSHVNGAHDTAKLAGLLENFIKKYVQCYGCGNPETEIIITKTQMLNLKCAACGFVSDVDMRDKLTTFILKNPPEQKKSAKEKKAMRRADKEQLKEGEAADEEQKKLKKEAARKKGTSGSKVSSKKKTTGSDEDHSPTRSHGDVIDQAAEDDDDDVQWQTDTSIEAAKKRIEEQLSAATADMVMLSTTEEKKKSPPKSPEREKKAEAKSENGADNVHGKLVDEIKQSLKAGSNSSQLKTLLGTLSGTPQEKMDALLEALFEGVGKGFSKEVTKKIKYISEATIAEGSQLTLLRGLESFCDKANPDATKEVALVLKSLYDEDVLEEEYIMKWYQQGLSGKAKSSQIWKNIKPFIEWLQSAESETEEE; from the coding sequence ATGGCTCTACAGAACATTGGTGCTTCCAACCGTGATGATGCCTTCTACAGGTATAAGATGCCAAGGATGATAACTAAGATTGAAGGTAGAGGAAATGGCATCAAGACTAATGTGGTTAACATGGTGGAAATCGCAAAGGCCTTGGCTAGACCTGCTTCTTATACCACCAAGTATTTTGGCTGTGAGCTTGGAGCACAGTCAAAGTTCGATGAGAAGACTGGAACTTCCCATGTGAATGGTGCTCATGACACTGCAAAGCTTGCTGGACTTCTTGAGAACTTCATTAAGAAATATGTGCAGTGCTATGGCTGTGGGAACCCTGAAACTGAGATTATCATCACTAAGACGCAGATGCTCAATCTCAAATGTGCTGCATGTGGGTTTGTGTCTGATGTTGACATGAGGGACAAGCTTACAACTTTTATCCTCAAGAATCCTCCAGAGCAGAAGAAGTCTgccaaagaaaagaaagccATGAGGAGGGCAGACAAAGAGCAGCTTAAGGAAGGGGAGGCTGCTGATGAGGAGCAAAAGAAGCTTAAGAAGGAGGCAGCAAGAAAGAAAGGCACTTCTGGCTCCAAAGTATCAAGCAAGAAGAAAACCACCGGTTCGGATGAGGATCACTCCCCTACTCGGAGCCACGGAGATGTGATTGACCAAGCCGCTGAagacgatgatgatgatgtccAGTGGCAGACAGACACATCCATAGAGGCAGCCAAGAAGCGAATCGAGGAGCAGTTGAGTGCTGCTACTGCTGATATGGTCATGCTTTCTACcacagaagagaagaaaaaatctCCACCAAAGTCTCCAGAGCGTGAAAAGAAAGCTGAGGCTAAGAGTGAGAATGGTGCTGATAATGTCCATGGGAAGCTTGTTGATGAGATCAAACAATCCTTGAAAGCCGGGAGCAATAGCAGTCAGCTCAAAACCCTTTTGGGTACTCTTTCTGGTACTCCCCAAGAGAAAATGGATGCCTTACTTGAAGCTCTCTTTGAAGGTGTTGGAAAGGGGTTCTCCAAGGAGGTGACCAAGAAGATCAAGTACATTTCTGAAGCAACTATAGCCGAGGGCTCTCAGCTGACTTTGTTGCGTGGACTTGAGTCCTTCTGTGATAAGGCGAACCCTGATGCTACAAAGGAGGTGGCCTTGGTTTTGAAATCACTGTATGATGAAGATGTGCTGGAGGAAGAGTATATTATGAAGTGGTATCAGCAAGGCTTAAGCGGCAAGGCAAAAAGCTCCCAGATTTGGAAGAACATTAAGCCTTTCATTGAGTGGCTCCAGAGTGCTGAGTCGGAGACAGAAGAGGAGTGA